The sequence GTTGTATAAAATTGGCCCTATTCAAAAGGGAAATAACAAATAAAAGGATGATTTTGTGACTACAACAGTAGTAAAAAATAATCGCATGCAAACTTTTGAAGAGTTAGAATCAGCTGTTAGAAGTTACAGTAGAGGTTGGCCAACTGTATTTGAAAAGGCTAAAGGCTATAAGCTGTGGGATATAGAAGGGAAAGAGTATATTGACTTTTTTGCGGGGGCTGGCGCTTTAAACTATGGACATAATCATGACATTATGCAGGAAAGATTAATTGATTATCTACAGAATGATGGAATTGTTCATAGTTTAGATATGGGAACAACACCTCGCAAGGATTTTTTAGAAGTATTCCATAATATTATTCTCAAGCCCCGAAATTTTGACTATAAAATTATGTTTCCTGGACCAACAGGAACAAATACGGTAGAAAGTGCTTTAAAAATTGCCAGAAAAGTTACCGGACGAGATACCGTAATTAGTTTTACCAATGCGTTTCATGGTATGACTATTGGTTCATTATCGGTTACCGGTAATTCATTTAAGCGGCAAGGTGCAGGAATTCCACTTCATCATAGTGTTTCTATGCCGTTTGATAATTATATTGATAATCAGGATTCCATTGCTTATTTAGAAAGGTTTTTAGAGGATAGTGGCAGTGGTGTTTCTTTACCGGCAGCAATTATTTTGGAGACAGTTCAAGGTGAAGGCGGTATTAATGCAGCAAGTATGGAATGGCTGCAAAAGATTGAAGCAATTTGTAAACAATGGGATATTTTGTTGATTGTCGATGATGTCCAGGCGGGCTGTGGAAGAACTGGAACATTTTTCAGTTTTGAACCAGCAGGGATTTATCCGGATATTGTTTGTTTATCAAAATCGATTGGTGGAATTGGTCTACCGATGGCGATTACATTAATAAAACCGGAATTTGATCAATGGGGACCAGGTGAACATAACGGGACATTCCGGGGAAATAATTTAGCTTTCATTGCAGCAACGGAAGCATTACGTCATTATTGGAAAGATGAGCGCTTTACAGAAGATATTTCACGGAGAAGTGAGCAGGTGAAAAATCGTAGTGAGTTAATTATTGAAAAATTCCCATCACTAAATGGAGAAGCCCGTGGCAGAGGATTAATGCAAGGGATTGCTCTACCTCAGAACGGACTGGCTAATCAGATCTGTCAAGCAGCATTTCAGCGTGGGTTAATTGTTGAAACTTCTGGTCCAGATGATGAAGTAGTGAAATTTCTGCCTCCTTTGATCATCGATAAACAAGGAATTGATGAAGGGTTTGATATTTTAGAAGCAAGTATAAAGCAAATAGTGAAGAAATGAATTAATCAAACAAAGGGGAAATCATAATGATTGTCAAATCACTTGAAGATATTATTGGAACGAACAATGAAACGACCAGTGAGAACTGGACAAGTAGACGCTTTATCATGAAAAAGGATAATGTCGGCTTTAGTTTAAATGATACCATTATTAAAGCAGGCACTACTAATTTCTTTTGGTATAAAAATCATATTGAAGCAGTTTATTGTATTGAAGGAGAAGGGGAGATAGAAAAGCTTGAAACAGGTGAGGTATATCAGATAAAGCCTGGCACCATGTATCTGCTAAATGAAAATGATAAACATGAGCTTCGTGCTAGAACACAAATGCGTATGGTTTGTGTCTTTAATCCACCATTAGTTGGAACCGAAAGCCATACAAAAGAAGGTTATTATCCACTGTTAACAGAATAATAGGATAATTGAAAGGAGCCATCTAATTCTTGGCTCCTTTTAAGTTCAATAGATATATTATAATATGTTATTGAATAGCTGAAGAGTATCATATGGATAGCGTACGAAAGAAGGGGAAAAAATGGTAATTAATGATCCGTTATATGGAACTTATCAAGTGGATGGTGTACTTGCTGCATTAATTAATAGTCGGCCTGTACAGCGGTTAAAAGGCATACATCAAGGTGGTGCAAGCTATTTGGTCAATCGAGCATGGAATGTAACTCGTTTTGATCATTCTATTGGAGTTATGCTTCTTATTAAACGATTAGGGGGATCGCTGGAAGAGCAAATAGCCGGTTTACTGCATGATATTTCGCATACAGCTTTTTCTCATATCATTGATTTTGTGATGGATAATGAAAAAGAAGATTATCATGAACGTATTTTTCATGAAGTTGTTATAAACTCGGAATTGCCGCTAATATTAAAGATGTATGGCTATAATTATGAAGAAATCATAATGGATGATTCAAAATGGACGCTATTAGAGCAGTCTGCCCCAGAATTATGTGCAGATCGGGTTGATTATACACTTCGAGACATGTATACATATCGTAATATTTCACTTGCTGATGTAGAAGCATTTTTACAAAATCTAATTGTGATAGACGGTAAAATGTATCTTAATAAGTTAGAAATCGCTGAATGGTTTGTAGAATTATATTATAAGGAAGTTATTGGTTTCTTTATGGATCCTTTAAATATATATGGAAGTGATCGATTAACTGTTATTTTACAGCAAGCATTGGAAAAAGGAATCATCTCTTTATCCGATTTTTTCTTAGAGGATGAAGAAGTAATTGAGATATTACGTTCAACTCATGAACAGGAAATTACACAATCAATCGCACAGTTACAACAACCCGTTTCTGTTATTGAGGATGAAAAGAATTATCATATTCATCGTAAAACGAAGCTCCGTTTGATTGATCCATCAATTTTAAGTAAGGGTCAGCTTATTCGTTCATCAAAGTTGTCCAATCGAATTAAAGACATGAATCAGCAAGCGTATGAAAAAGCAAAGAAAGGATCATATGTGCAGATTTTAGGATAAGTAAACTGGATAGCTCAGATGTTGGATCTATTTAATAACACATAGCAACCCCCCGATTTTTTTCCATAATATAGGAAAAACACTGAATTTATAAATCCATTAATAATAAAGAAGTTATAGACATAACATTTAGAAAAGCTATTTAAGCTAAGTAAAAAAACGACCTTTTTCAAGCGGCGCTAGCTGAAAAATGAAACACTACTTAACAGGTGATTTGCAATTAGGAAAACGGTCAGGCCAGGATATGAGCATATGAAGAAAAGGTCAAATACGGTTTTAATTGTTATGATGGTTTTGCAGCTATAGGAGCAATACCGTTGGTTCCAGAAAAAAGGTATAGCACCAGGAATATTAATTCTCTATTATCCGATCGTGCTGTCTTCATTAGTGCCCATGTTTAATTATTTATTCGGATTGTATTTGTACTAGGAAGGCATACCAGCTTCTGGTAAAGAAGAAAGGAAGTATAAACAGTTTCAAATTTAAACTAAGAAAATAATTGAGATGAACAGTAGATAAACTTTAGCAGAAATCAAGGGAAAGGAAAAAAAGATGTAAAAATATACATTGTAGGAAAATTTACAGCTATTTTGTATGGAGGAAGACAGGGAAACTATTTACATAAGCAGAATCAATTAAAATACTACAAAATAATTGGTTCTATGATGTTCTAGGATTTTGCCACTAATGATAGCGAATTACAAAAATTAAACAGATTACAAGTTTTAAACATATGCTCTTGTTACCCGCCCAACAGCGATTGTTAGGACTTATTAAACTTAAAAATGGCTGATTGTAACATTTCCTGTCCACTAATATTCATTCCATAACCTTTAAGGTTTTCTAATCTATGTAACATTTCCTACTGTCCCTTCATATTTGGCTTTCTTTCCTCTTATTTCAATTCTTACAAAATAGCTCACACGTATTCGCTTGGATAAAATATAGCGTTTTATCTACCAGGACAATTCGATTTTGTCCATAACCCTAAATATAATTAACTGCAAAGATAGCCCCCATTACGATAGTTATAATTCCGATTTTGTAGTAATACGAACAAGAAAGTGAAAGGTTTTAAAAACCCATAAAAACAGCAAGCGAATATTAGCCACTGGATCGGTGAGGAGTGGTTTCTTTGGTAGGTGCCATATTTAGTAATATAACTCCTCCAATGATCGCTATTAAGCCAATGGCTGTTAATGAGCCAAAAGGTTCATTCCATATGAATATACCAATCAAGGCAGTTAAAGCTGTTCCAAGACCTGACCAAATAGCATAGGCGAGGCTTAAAGCAATTGTCTTCAAGCTTAAAGATAAATAATAAAATGTTAGGCTAAATCCAAGGATAAAGCATAGAGTTGGAATAAGATTTGTAAAGCCATTTGATAATTTTAGCATGGTTGTACCAAACACTTCAAAGACAATCGCAATAATTAAAAAAAGATATCCTTTCATTCGTTATCCCCCGCTTGTCATTAATTTCCAGTAGCTAACCTCAACGTAACAACACCACCTATAATAAGAAATAAGCCAACTATTTTCCGCATATAGACATGTTCTTTAAACAATAGGATACCTAACACTGCTGTAAGCGCAGTTCCTGCTCCCGACCAGATAGCATAAGCTGTACTTAACGGTATTTTAGTCAATGTTAACGATAAAAAGTAAAAAGCCGTTCCCATACCCAAAACAACACCTAAGGATGGAAGAAGGCGTTTAAAACCATTAGACAGCTTCAGCATCGTACTGCCGAAAACTTCACTAATAATTGCAAAAAATAATAGGGCAAAAGGATTCATCGTATCCCTCCTCGTTTATTTTCTATCGTTTTTTAATGTATGATCTTCTTACAAACTTTCCTGTTGATTTATTAAATTACTTGTACGTAGTGACGTTTATTTGTTCATTGTTACTTGGCTATTCAAACATGTCTATTTCGTCATGTCAATTAAACGAGTGATCACTTTTTCCCGCAAATCTTTCTGTAAAGGTGCCATATTTAAAAGCTGTGAATAATATAGTCCATCGATCGCAAGACGAATGATACTCGCATCAACAGGATCTAGCTTATCCTGTTCTATTTTAGATTGCATGTGCTGATACCCTTCAGACATCTCTTTTGTCATGTTGGGATCTAGCATAGAGGTAGCCATAATTCCTATATTAAGCTTTGCATTATTTTCAAGATCCCAATTGGATACTTGAATAAGAGAACGTGTCCATTTCCCTTTATCCACCGGATCATTAGCTGCATATTCATAAAACAAGTTTGTATATTGTTCAAAAACATAATCTGCTAAGCCTTTTAACAATGCATCTTTATTGGGAAAGTGATATAAAAGACCGCCCTTGCTAATGCCGGCATAATTTGCTACAGCTTCTAGGGTTAAAGCATTAAAATCATGTTCTAATATAAATTCCGTACCAGATTTTAAAATATGCTGGCGTTTCTTTTCAGCTTTGGATGCCAATATTACCCCTCCAAATAACGAAAACTTGACTAGAGCTCGGATGTAGATGTTTTCCCAGTTGTACCTGTACTTAAACCCACCCAAACATTTTGTGACTTTGATTTACTTCTAAGCAAAAACCTTATCGATCTATGATTACAGATAGTGGATGATTCCAACTTAAAAGACCGTCTGGACGGTTTATATTATTTTACTAATTTCAAGTAACATTGTCAATCCATGTATTTTGCTATAGGGAAGTATAAAACTTTAGGCTTTATAGTATAAGAAAAACGTTGGCTTTCGCCATAAAGACTTGGCAACTAGCCAAGTTTTTTCTTTTTCTAATTAATTGGAAGTAAGAATAGGAGAAAAAATGTAAAGAACAAAAGCTTGAAACTCGCAAACGTCTGTTAACGAAGCTAAATTCAAGGAAGTTATCCACCATGTAGAAATAGATCCACTTTTCTATCCAATAAAAAACGCGGTGATTATTGAAGAGACGATAACCTTTATCACTACACTATATGGATAGAGGCACTTCCATATATTACAAGTTAACATTGAATAGATAGGCTTTATAATAGAGTATGGAGGTGAACGGTTTGTATATTGGTTTAATTGTACTAATTCTATTATGCTATTTTTTATATAAGGGCTATCAAAATACACATTCGTTCGTTTTAAATGAGATAAAGGTCGAAACAGATAGTGAAACCAGTAAAAACACATCGCTTAATATATTGCATATTTCGGATATGCATATTGAAAATATCTCGGTAACACCCGAACGTTTAATTGAGAGCATTGATTCAAAGCGAATTGACTTAATTGCGTTAACTGGTGATTTTTTGGACCGTAAGCGAAGCATTCCCAAATTAATTCCTTACCTAAAGGTATTACGTAAGCTTCAACCAGTTTATGGTGCGTATGCCGTATTTGGTAATCATGATTATATTTTGAATCGTAAAAGCTTTGCGCGGTTAAAAAAGGTGCTAAATGAACACGGCTTTAAAACATTACAAAATGAAAATAAGCAAATACAAGTACAGGGTAAATGTGTCAATATTATTGGAATTGATAATTTTAGTACGAATCATAGTGATTTATTAAAAGCATTTGATGGTGTAGAAGAAGGAAGTAATTTAGTGTTGACACATGACCCTAATGTTGTGTTAAAAATGAATGAATACCATTTTGATTATTTACTTTCAGGCCACTTTCATGGCGGACAAATTCATTGGCCAAAGCCTTATCATCTTCGGAAAATGGGGAAGTTAGTCAAGATGAATATGGTAAAAGGCTTACATCTCTTAAATGGCAGACCATTTTATATTAGTGAGGGTCTTGGGCAAACGGGTGTTAATATCCGTGTTGGTAGTCGACCGGAAGTCACGATTCATCACTTGCCAGTCAAATAAAATGATGGTGCTATCTATCATAGTAACCCGGGATGTTTTACACATGAATATATGGATAGTAGCTTTTTTATAATCCGTACTCTGAAGATTTAAATGAAGGAGTAAGGGATATTAGGAGTAACATTGCTGTTCTATGGATTTTAAGGAAAATTATATAGGATGATCTTAAAAATACTGATTTAGAGCAGTGTGTTTTAAATAAGATAATAGAACAGTCAAAACAAGCTAACTGAAAATGGGGCTATTTGAACTTCCTCTATAAGTCAAGGTGGAACTATATAGAATCGTCTTTTTTATGCTATGATAGATAAAAAACTTAAGGAAGTAACGATCATGGACTTTTTAACTGGGAAGTTATTACTCATTTTTTTATTTATCTTTATTATTCATAGTATTGAAACGCTAGCTTATGCGGTTCGCTTATCGGGAGCAAGGGTGAAGATGATTGCTTCAGCTCTTGCTCTTTTTAATGTTATGGTTATTGTCTCACGTTTAGCAAATATGATGCAACAACCTTTTACAGGTAGCTTGATCGATACAGCACCTGCTGAAAATACACTTCAATTTGTAGAATATCAGTATCGAATACTAATTGGTGCGTCTACTGCAGGAACAGTAGCTGGTATTATGATGTTTCCAACGTTTATCGCTTTATTTTCCAGAGCAATTATCCATTTATCAAATGAAAATGGCTCGATACCAGCTTTAATTCGAAAAGGTCTATCCGTTGATTTTTTTCTGCGAGGGTAGAAGCATGTTCGTTTCCCTAGAAGATCGGATGTAACTGGAATCAAGTTTAGGGATATACCTATGAAGTTATTTTTTATTAATATGGTTATTACTGCTATTTATACAATTGGTGTATTAGCAGCCTTATATGCTTCTTTAATTGTACCGGAACGAGCTGCTACAGCAGTAATGGCTTCTGGACTAATAAATGGTGTTGCAACCATTTTGCTCGTTATTTTTGTAGACCCTAAAGTATCTGTGCTTGCGGATGATGTCGTAAACAATCGTGGAAGCTATCAAACTTTAAAAATAGTTTCATTAATGATGGTAAGCTCACGGCTTTTTGGCACATTATTGGCTCAAGTTTTATTTATTCCTGGGGCAAAATATGTTGCATGGTTTACGAAATTTATAATTTAACGGCTATAACAGAAAGATATTTGGTTAGTGTCAAGCCGTTTTCAGAACATGCGTTTCCAACTAAGGAAGATAGTACTAATGGAATATATATAATCGGAAAAATAGCAATTTTGGTACGAAATATTCAAAACTAAGCGTTATGGAGAGTAAAAATGATGAATAATAAGTTCCAGTTACTGCAAACGTTAAATCAACAAATTAAAGCAAATAAACATATTATTGGAGTTGCTGCCGGATCGGGTCTTACAGCTAAATATGCCGAACAAGGTGGCGCTGATTTTATATTGGCGTTAAGCTCTGGAAGATTTCGTCAGATGGGAGTAAGCTCGTTAGCTGGTTTTACTGCATGTACGAATAGTAATCAAATGGTAATGGAATTTGCTTTTAAGGAAGTATTGCCAACTTTAAAAAAGATCCCAACGATTTTTGGCTTATTTGCTACAGACCCTACAATTGATATGAAAGCCTATATTAGAC is a genomic window of Virgibacillus proomii containing:
- the ectB gene encoding diaminobutyrate--2-oxoglutarate transaminase, whose translation is MTTTVVKNNRMQTFEELESAVRSYSRGWPTVFEKAKGYKLWDIEGKEYIDFFAGAGALNYGHNHDIMQERLIDYLQNDGIVHSLDMGTTPRKDFLEVFHNIILKPRNFDYKIMFPGPTGTNTVESALKIARKVTGRDTVISFTNAFHGMTIGSLSVTGNSFKRQGAGIPLHHSVSMPFDNYIDNQDSIAYLERFLEDSGSGVSLPAAIILETVQGEGGINAASMEWLQKIEAICKQWDILLIVDDVQAGCGRTGTFFSFEPAGIYPDIVCLSKSIGGIGLPMAITLIKPEFDQWGPGEHNGTFRGNNLAFIAATEALRHYWKDERFTEDISRRSEQVKNRSELIIEKFPSLNGEARGRGLMQGIALPQNGLANQICQAAFQRGLIVETSGPDDEVVKFLPPLIIDKQGIDEGFDILEASIKQIVKK
- a CDS encoding ectoine synthase, yielding MIVKSLEDIIGTNNETTSENWTSRRFIMKKDNVGFSLNDTIIKAGTTNFFWYKNHIEAVYCIEGEGEIEKLETGEVYQIKPGTMYLLNENDKHELRARTQMRMVCVFNPPLVGTESHTKEGYYPLLTE
- a CDS encoding HD domain-containing protein, which codes for MVINDPLYGTYQVDGVLAALINSRPVQRLKGIHQGGASYLVNRAWNVTRFDHSIGVMLLIKRLGGSLEEQIAGLLHDISHTAFSHIIDFVMDNEKEDYHERIFHEVVINSELPLILKMYGYNYEEIIMDDSKWTLLEQSAPELCADRVDYTLRDMYTYRNISLADVEAFLQNLIVIDGKMYLNKLEIAEWFVELYYKEVIGFFMDPLNIYGSDRLTVILQQALEKGIISLSDFFLEDEEVIEILRSTHEQEITQSIAQLQQPVSVIEDEKNYHIHRKTKLRLIDPSILSKGQLIRSSKLSNRIKDMNQQAYEKAKKGSYVQILG
- a CDS encoding DMT family transporter: MKGYLFLIIAIVFEVFGTTMLKLSNGFTNLIPTLCFILGFSLTFYYLSLSLKTIALSLAYAIWSGLGTALTALIGIFIWNEPFGSLTAIGLIAIIGGVILLNMAPTKETTPHRSSG
- a CDS encoding DMT family transporter, which produces MNPFALLFFAIISEVFGSTMLKLSNGFKRLLPSLGVVLGMGTAFYFLSLTLTKIPLSTAYAIWSGAGTALTAVLGILLFKEHVYMRKIVGLFLIIGGVVTLRLATGN
- a CDS encoding TetR/AcrR family transcriptional regulator, coding for MASKAEKKRQHILKSGTEFILEHDFNALTLEAVANYAGISKGGLLYHFPNKDALLKGLADYVFEQYTNLFYEYAANDPVDKGKWTRSLIQVSNWDLENNAKLNIGIMATSMLDPNMTKEMSEGYQHMQSKIEQDKLDPVDASIIRLAIDGLYYSQLLNMAPLQKDLREKVITRLIDMTK
- a CDS encoding metallophosphoesterase, yielding MYIGLIVLILLCYFLYKGYQNTHSFVLNEIKVETDSETSKNTSLNILHISDMHIENISVTPERLIESIDSKRIDLIALTGDFLDRKRSIPKLIPYLKVLRKLQPVYGAYAVFGNHDYILNRKSFARLKKVLNEHGFKTLQNENKQIQVQGKCVNIIGIDNFSTNHSDLLKAFDGVEEGSNLVLTHDPNVVLKMNEYHFDYLLSGHFHGGQIHWPKPYHLRKMGKLVKMNMVKGLHLLNGRPFYISEGLGQTGVNIRVGSRPEVTIHHLPVK